In one window of Candidatus Scalindua sp. DNA:
- a CDS encoding 3'-5' exonuclease, giving the protein MSGIFVAIDFETADRLRDSACAVAMVRVESGKIVHKEHRLIKPPRQYFEFTPIHGITWDMVVSKPDFQDLWPSLKDILTGIDFLAAHNSSFDRSVLHACCEKSDITPPSIPFQCTVKLARKKWGIYPTKLPDVCRYLRIPLNHHEALSDAVACARIVIAASEKYL; this is encoded by the coding sequence ATGAGTGGTATTTTTGTTGCCATAGACTTTGAAACCGCCGATCGCCTTAGAGACAGCGCCTGCGCTGTTGCCATGGTTCGGGTTGAATCAGGGAAGATTGTTCATAAAGAGCATCGGCTTATCAAACCTCCAAGACAATATTTCGAATTTACTCCCATACATGGTATCACCTGGGACATGGTAGTATCCAAACCGGATTTTCAGGATTTGTGGCCATCATTAAAAGATATTTTAACCGGAATAGATTTTCTTGCTGCGCACAATTCTTCTTTTGACCGTTCCGTTTTACATGCCTGTTGCGAAAAATCGGATATCACACCACCATCAATTCCGTTTCAATGTACCGTTAAACTGGCACGGAAAAAATGGGGGATATATCCAACAAAATTGCCGGATGTTTGCCGCTATCTACGCATTCCCTTAAACCATCATGAAGCCTTGTCAGACGCGGTGGCATGTGCCAGAATTGTAATTGCCGCATCTGAAAAATATCTGTAA
- a CDS encoding peroxiredoxin has product MSILVTKEAPDFTAPAVLPDGTIKEDFKLSDLKGNYVVLFFYPLNFTFVCPTEIIAHDHRVDEFKKRGVEVVAVSIDSHFSHFAWRETPPEKGGVGPVRFPMVADIQHTITKAYGIEHPIGVALRASFLIDKEGIVQHQVVNNLPLGRNVDEMLRIVDALQFTEKHGEVCPAGWKKGDEGMKPTAEGVSSYLSSHSKKL; this is encoded by the coding sequence ATGAGTATATTAGTCACCAAAGAAGCACCTGATTTTACGGCGCCTGCCGTCTTGCCGGACGGCACTATTAAGGAAGATTTCAAACTCTCTGATTTGAAGGGCAACTATGTAGTACTTTTCTTCTATCCGCTGAACTTCACCTTTGTGTGTCCCACGGAAATAATTGCCCATGATCACCGGGTAGACGAATTCAAGAAGCGCGGTGTAGAGGTTGTTGCAGTCTCAATCGATTCACATTTCAGCCATTTTGCCTGGCGGGAAACACCTCCTGAGAAAGGCGGTGTAGGCCCTGTCAGATTCCCGATGGTTGCAGACATCCAGCATACGATTACCAAGGCTTATGGAATCGAACACCCCATTGGTGTCGCCCTGCGGGCATCATTCCTCATTGATAAAGAGGGGATTGTCCAGCATCAGGTAGTAAACAACCTCCCTCTCGGAAGGAATGTTGATGAGATGCTTCGGATAGTCGATGCACTACAGTTTACTGAAAAGCATGGAGAAGTCTGCCCGGCAGGCTGGAAGAAGGGTGATGAGGGTATGAAGCCTACAGCGGAAGGAGTATCCAGCTATCTATCCTCTCATTCAAAAAAGCTGTAA
- a CDS encoding ferritin family protein: MNTKKEPSKKSQAEKAPCPDGTEKTLLTTIETSMAEELKASAFYKEVSKQLKDKAARFKFEVMSDAEQNHYELLKEWCEEKYGLIPKTKKIKEAKIVIIEKPKKKATYEDIIKIIIASEERACRFYENAAKKTENSEAKKLFEKLAEIEGKHVDQFKDEFRVITEPSLWCGEEEIPWMLEV, from the coding sequence ATGAATACCAAAAAAGAACCCTCCAAAAAATCACAAGCAGAGAAGGCGCCATGCCCTGATGGTACAGAGAAGACACTTTTGACTACCATTGAAACATCAATGGCGGAAGAATTGAAGGCAAGCGCTTTTTATAAGGAGGTATCGAAGCAACTCAAAGATAAGGCGGCAAGATTTAAGTTTGAAGTGATGTCTGATGCTGAACAGAACCATTATGAGCTCTTGAAAGAGTGGTGTGAGGAAAAATATGGGCTGATACCAAAAACAAAAAAGATCAAAGAAGCAAAGATAGTTATCATAGAGAAACCAAAAAAAAAAGCCACGTATGAGGATATCATCAAGATAATAATCGCATCCGAGGAAAGGGCATGCAGATTTTATGAAAATGCTGCAAAGAAAACAGAAAATAGTGAAGCAAAAAAGCTGTTTGAAAAGCTGGCAGAAATAGAGGGTAAGCACGTTGATCAATTTAAAGATGAATTTCGGGTAATAACTGAACCTTCCCTCTGGTGTGGAGAAGAAGAGATACCATGGATGCTTGAAGTTTAG
- a CDS encoding ferritin family protein produces MDIYTYAMQMEKDGREYYLDMAQKTSNQGVKSILKMMADAEAKHYNVLLAMQRNEKTEFETDTRIFNEAKNVFTKMKEEGKGIDIEASQVELYKQALEIEKESHKFYLEKAEEEKDQQKKELILKIASEEKDHCILLSNIIDFVSRPDSWLEDAEWHHSDEY; encoded by the coding sequence ATGGATATCTATACGTATGCAATGCAAATGGAGAAAGATGGGAGAGAGTACTACCTCGATATGGCCCAGAAAACAAGCAATCAGGGAGTTAAGAGTATCCTGAAAATGATGGCAGACGCTGAAGCTAAACATTATAATGTGTTACTGGCTATGCAACGAAATGAAAAAACGGAATTTGAGACGGATACCAGGATTTTCAATGAAGCAAAAAATGTTTTCACAAAAATGAAAGAAGAGGGAAAAGGGATCGATATTGAAGCCTCCCAGGTAGAGCTTTATAAGCAGGCTCTTGAAATAGAGAAAGAGAGCCACAAGTTTTATCTGGAAAAAGCTGAAGAGGAGAAAGATCAGCAGAAAAAAGAGCTGATCTTGAAAATCGCGTCTGAAGAGAAGGATCACTGTATTCTCCTCAGTAATATTATCGACTTTGTATCAAGACCCGATAGTTGGCTTGAGGACGCAGAGTGGCACCACTCCGATGAGTATTGA
- a CDS encoding Re/Si-specific NAD(P)(+) transhydrogenase subunit alpha, which produces MKIGIPKEVFDGERRVAVIPKMVEQLRKDNHEVYIEKDAGYESFFLNSEYEKSGAFVVPQVKDLYAGAEVILKIHPLTKSEVEMVKPQSTYIGFLFATSRLDIIRDMKDMRVTSFAMECIPRIARTQSMDALSSMANIAGYRAVTLAAHHLGKFFPLMMTAAGTIPPAKVFVLGAGVAGLQAIATARRLGAHVEAFDTRPAVREQIESLGAHFVEMEPVKDAETANGYAKELSAEFIKKEREVIGNRICLNDVVITTAQVFGGKAPVLITEEMVKTMKRGSVIVDLAAGQGGNCELSEAGKTTVKYDVVICGDSNLPSTLPVDASRMYSKNIITFFRHLHAAKEGSFDFEDEITKSTCITHNGKILNEAVEKAFEKESGV; this is translated from the coding sequence ATGAAAATAGGGATACCAAAAGAGGTTTTTGATGGAGAAAGGCGGGTTGCAGTTATTCCAAAAATGGTTGAACAGCTGAGAAAAGATAATCATGAAGTGTACATCGAAAAAGATGCGGGATACGAATCGTTTTTTCTGAACAGTGAATACGAAAAAAGCGGAGCATTCGTTGTCCCTCAGGTAAAAGATCTTTATGCAGGTGCAGAGGTGATTTTAAAGATTCATCCTCTTACAAAGTCTGAAGTTGAGATGGTGAAACCACAATCAACATACATAGGGTTTTTATTTGCCACATCACGGTTGGATATCATACGGGATATGAAGGATATGCGTGTCACCAGTTTTGCCATGGAGTGTATCCCTCGAATTGCACGAACTCAAAGCATGGATGCTCTTAGTTCCATGGCAAATATTGCAGGATATCGAGCGGTTACTCTGGCAGCTCACCACCTGGGTAAATTCTTTCCGCTCATGATGACAGCGGCCGGAACTATCCCACCAGCCAAGGTTTTTGTACTCGGGGCAGGTGTTGCAGGTCTGCAGGCAATTGCTACCGCCCGCAGACTTGGGGCACATGTAGAAGCATTCGATACCCGACCGGCGGTAAGAGAGCAGATAGAAAGCCTGGGTGCGCATTTTGTAGAGATGGAACCCGTCAAAGATGCAGAGACTGCAAACGGGTACGCAAAAGAGTTGTCGGCAGAATTCATCAAGAAGGAGAGAGAGGTTATCGGGAACAGGATCTGCCTTAATGATGTGGTAATTACAACAGCTCAAGTCTTTGGAGGCAAGGCGCCTGTCCTGATAACTGAAGAAATGGTAAAGACAATGAAGAGAGGGTCTGTAATCGTTGATCTTGCCGCAGGACAGGGAGGAAACTGTGAACTTTCGGAAGCGGGAAAAACTACCGTTAAATACGATGTTGTCATATGTGGAGACTCTAACCTGCCATCTACTCTTCCGGTAGATGCGAGCAGAATGTATTCAAAAAACATCATAACCTTTTTTCGCCATTTGCATGCAGCGAAAGAGGGTTCTTTTGACTTTGAAGATGAAATAACCAAGAGTACCTGTATTACTCACAACGGTAAAATCCTGAATGAAGCGGTAGAAAAGGCATTTGAAAAGGAGTCCGGCGTATGA
- a CDS encoding NAD(P)H-binding protein: protein MDNLALKPSDRVLILGGTGFIGSRLISALSAKNIRLRLLVRNPSKVAASILENKDIEIVKGDLVKGEGLKEATREIHSAYYLVHSMGGKSMFKNNEFARMDKDAAKNFITSADEAGIKRVIYLGGLGETGKDLSEHLKSREEVAEILSSGAPLATVLRAAVIIGAGGASFIMLKYLVERLPVMICPKWIDTRIQPIAVNDVLSYLTGCLLNPDTAGKKFDIGGPEVLTYRDMMQQYTEAVGIRRRIIFRAPVLSPRLAAYWVDLVTPIPSGIAHPLIEGLKNEVVCLDDSIVRYIPIKRTPFREAVKIAVSEAKK, encoded by the coding sequence ATGGACAATTTAGCACTTAAACCCAGCGACAGAGTATTGATCCTTGGAGGCACCGGATTTATCGGAAGCAGGCTTATATCTGCTCTTTCAGCGAAAAACATCAGGCTCCGGCTGCTGGTGAGAAATCCTTCAAAGGTAGCGGCTTCCATTCTGGAAAATAAAGATATTGAGATTGTCAAGGGCGACCTTGTCAAGGGAGAGGGCCTGAAAGAGGCGACCCGTGAGATCCATTCGGCCTATTACCTCGTTCATTCAATGGGCGGAAAGAGCATGTTCAAAAATAATGAGTTCGCCAGGATGGATAAAGACGCCGCAAAAAACTTTATCACATCGGCAGATGAAGCCGGCATCAAGCGGGTGATTTACCTGGGCGGGCTGGGAGAAACCGGAAAAGACCTTTCAGAACATCTGAAAAGCAGAGAGGAGGTTGCCGAAATACTCTCGTCTGGAGCACCCCTTGCAACAGTACTCCGAGCAGCGGTAATCATAGGGGCAGGAGGTGCCTCTTTCATAATGCTGAAATATCTTGTGGAGCGGCTGCCAGTCATGATTTGCCCGAAGTGGATAGATACAAGGATACAACCGATTGCGGTAAATGATGTCCTGTCATACCTTACAGGATGCCTGCTGAATCCGGACACAGCGGGGAAAAAATTCGATATTGGCGGACCAGAGGTTCTGACGTACCGGGATATGATGCAGCAGTATACAGAGGCTGTAGGAATCCGCAGAAGGATTATTTTCCGTGCACCGGTTTTATCACCACGCCTTGCAGCCTACTGGGTAGACCTGGTTACCCCAATCCCATCAGGAATAGCACACCCCCTGATAGAGGGATTGAAAAATGAGGTTGTGTGCCTGGATGACAGTATTGTAAGATATATTCCCATAAAAAGAACACCGTTCAGGGAAGCAGTTAAGATTGCAGTTTCTGAAGCAAAGAAATGA
- a CDS encoding DUF4149 domain-containing protein gives MFLTWITFIHLMSLVVWIGSMIFFSFFGAPSIFKILGRELAGDVIGDIFPKYWLIGYVCSTTALGSLIYLWRYGKSGITARIIILAVMMASTFYTGVSIGSNAGEIKAQMRTAEEGEKKEELRHRFSKIHRRSMVMNAIILILGIVTVFMTAYHVRI, from the coding sequence ATGTTCTTAACCTGGATTACGTTTATACATCTTATGTCGCTTGTTGTCTGGATCGGGAGTATGATATTTTTTTCCTTTTTCGGAGCGCCCAGTATTTTCAAAATCCTGGGAAGAGAGTTGGCTGGAGACGTAATTGGGGATATTTTTCCGAAATACTGGCTGATTGGATATGTGTGCAGCACTACAGCACTTGGAAGCCTGATTTACCTGTGGAGATACGGGAAATCAGGCATTACGGCAAGGATAATTATCCTTGCCGTAATGATGGCTTCTACTTTTTATACCGGCGTGTCTATTGGGTCGAATGCAGGAGAGATTAAGGCACAGATGCGCACAGCAGAAGAGGGAGAAAAGAAGGAGGAACTGAGACACCGTTTTTCAAAGATACATCGACGCTCAATGGTAATGAATGCAATAATTCTCATTCTCGGTATTGTTACCGTTTTCATGACAGCGTATCATGTGAGAATTTAA
- a CDS encoding MBL fold metallo-hydrolase — MMIPDLIFRRFTVGRYPINGYLVADPETRIGGFIDPGGFSREIEDFVQEREIQLKYLFFTHGHWDHTEGVPEFDLHYHVECYAGEGEIRDANHLLRGGEVIEVGHLRFQALSMPGHTPHGITYFGHGYLFTGDALFCGSVGGTSTQKEAKRQVEHIRKQLFTLPDETLVFPAHGPFTTVGVEKYTNPFFEAGIKKI; from the coding sequence ATGATGATACCTGATCTGATATTCAGGCGTTTTACTGTGGGGAGGTATCCCATAAACGGTTATCTGGTGGCAGACCCCGAAACCAGGATTGGGGGCTTTATTGACCCGGGAGGTTTTAGCAGAGAGATAGAGGACTTTGTTCAGGAAAGAGAGATCCAGCTGAAATATCTCTTTTTTACCCATGGCCATTGGGACCATACGGAGGGGGTGCCAGAATTCGATCTGCATTACCACGTAGAGTGCTATGCCGGCGAGGGGGAAATCCGTGACGCAAATCACCTTTTACGGGGCGGCGAGGTAATTGAGGTCGGGCATTTAAGATTTCAGGCCCTGTCTATGCCGGGCCATACACCCCACGGAATCACCTATTTTGGACACGGTTACCTCTTCACGGGTGATGCCCTCTTTTGCGGTTCGGTTGGAGGAACAAGCACACAAAAAGAGGCAAAGAGACAGGTTGAACATATCCGTAAGCAGCTCTTTACCCTGCCGGATGAGACCCTGGTCTTTCCTGCACACGGTCCCTTTACCACAGTGGGTGTGGAGAAATATACAAACCCTTTTTTTGAGGCTGGCATAAAAAAGATATGA